From the genome of Papaver somniferum cultivar HN1 chromosome 2, ASM357369v1, whole genome shotgun sequence, one region includes:
- the LOC113353034 gene encoding late embryogenesis abundant protein D-34-like has product MSQQQPRRAQGNEQQQEPVKYGDVFPVSGELASKPIAPRDAAMMQSAESSILGQTQKGGPASVMQSAATQNVRAGVVDRSQVTAAAADQGVTVSETDLPGGRVVSEAVGGQVVGSFVQPGSAQGTTGKVAYGGNDIDIDIGGGKITIGEALEATALTAGDKPVDQSDAAAIQAAEVRATGRNVITPGGVAAAAQAAATYNTRVARDEDKTTLGDVLTDAALKLPADKEATPRDAEGVVGAEMRNNPNLATHPGGVAASVVAAARLNQNND; this is encoded by the exons ATGAGTCAGCAACAACCAAGGAGGGCTCAAGGTAATGAGCAGCAACAAGAACCCGTCAAGTATGGAGATGTATTTCCAGTATCAGGTGAGTTAGCATCAAAACCTATAGCTCCACGAGATGCAGCAATGATGCAGAGTGCAGAGAGTTCTATACTAGGTCAAACACAAAAAGGTGGTCCCGCTTCTGTTATGCAATCTGCCGCTACCCAAAATGTAAGAGCTGGTGTTGTTGATCGTAGTCAAGTTACTGCGGCAGCTGCTGATCAAGGCGTGACTGTCTCTGAAACTGATCTTCCAGGTGGTCGTGTTGTATCTGAAGCAGTTGGAGGACAG GTTGTTGGAAGCTTTGTTCAACCCGGGTCAGCTCAAGGGACGACAGGTAAGGTAGCATATGGTGGTAATGACATTGACATTGACATTGGAGGAGGAAAGATTACAATTGGGGAAGCATTAGAAGCGACTGCACTAACGGCAGGAGATAAGCCGGTGGATCAGAGTGATGCTGCTGCGATACAAGCAGCAGAAGTTAGGGCAACCGGACGGAACGTAATAACTCCAGGTGGTGttgctgcagctgctcaagcagctGCTACTTATAACACTCGTGTTGCGAGAGATGAAGACAAGACTACACTTGGAGATGTTCTAACT GATGCGGCTTTGAAGTTGCCAGCAGACAAGGAGGCTACGCCTAGAGATGCAGAAGGGGTGGTGGGTGCAGAAATGAGAAACAACCCTAATCTTGCAACACATCCTGGTGGTGTGGCTGCCTCCGTTGTTGCTGCTGCTAGGCTCAACCAGAACAATGACTAG